GGGCCGCCGACTTCGCGCTCGAGATCGGCGACCTGCTCGCTGATAGCGGACTGGGAGACGTGGAGGCGGCGGCTGGCTTCGCTGAAGGTGCCGTGCTCGGCGACGGCGCAGAGGTAACGCAGATGTCTCAGTTCCATGGAAGGGTCCTCTGGTTTGATGGTATCGGTTTTTCCGATGGCGGGTCGCGGAAATAACTGTCGCAACCTTCAGGCGGGTAGGAATGTCTTACTCTATAGAGAAAGATTTACCCGAAGCGGAAGAGGGCTTGTCGCATGTGGATTGTCAAAGTAGCTCTGAGCCGACCGTACACGTTTATCGTGCTGGCGATCCTGATTCTGATTGCTGCGCCTGTGGTCATCTCGAGTACGCCGACCGACATCTTTCCGAATATTAATATTCCTGTGGTGTCGGTTGCGTGGCAGTACACGGGACTGAATCCGGAGGAGCTTGAGGGCCGGCTGACGACTCCGTATGAGAAGGCTCTGACGGTGCTGGTGGACAACATTCAGCATATCGAGTCGACTACGTTTGCGGGGCAGGTGATTGTGAAGATCTACCTGCAGCCGGGGGCGAGTCTGGATACGGCGAACTCGCAGGTTTCGGCGGCTTCGGAGTACCAACTGAGGAGCCTGCCTCCGGGGATTCTGCCGCCGCAGATTATTAACTTCAGCGCGTCGAGCGTGCCGATCGTACAACTGGGCTTGTCGGGCGCGGGGCTGAGCGAGCAGCAGCTGAATGACCTGGGGGCAAATTTTGTTCGGCCGCAGCTGATCTCGGTGCCGGGGGTTGTGATTCCGAATATCTATGGCGGCAAGCAGCGGTCGATTATGTTGAACATCGATCCGAAGCTGCTGCAGGCCAAAGGGCTGTCGCCGGTTGATGTGTTGAATGCGGTGGGACAGCAGAATGTGGTGCAGCCGGGTGGGACGGCGAAGATTGGCCAGGACGAGTATGACATTCACATCAACTCGTCGCCGGTGACGCTGGAGGGGATCAGCAACCTGCCGATCAAGCAGGTGAATGGCACGACGATCTATCTGCATGACGTGGCGACGGTGGCGGACGGAAGCATACCGCAGACGAATATTGTGCGGCAGGACGGACGCCGCGGGGCGCTGATGGTGATTCTGAAGTCGGGGACCGCATCGACATTGACCGTGGTGAGCGGCGTGCGGAATCTGATTCCAAGGGTGAAGCTGACGGTGCCGCCTGAGTTGAAGATTACGCCGATCGGGGACCAGTCTGTGTTCGTTCGCGGATCGGTGCAGGGGGTGATCCGCGAGGCTGTGATTGCGGCGGTGCTGACAGGGCTGATGATTCTTTTGTTCCTGGGGAGCTGGCGCAGCACGATTATTATCGCGATCTCGATTCCGCTGTCGATCCTGACCTCGATCATTGTGCTGGGACTTCTGGGCGAGACGATCAACATTATGACGCTGGGCGGATTGGCGCTGGCAGTCGGCATTCTGGTGGACGATGCGACGGTGACGATTGAGAATATCGAACGCTACCTGGAGGAGGGCAGAGAGCTGCATGACGCGATTCTGGAAGGTGCGGCGCAGATCTCGGTGCCGGCGCTGGTATCGACGCTGTGTATCTGCATTGTGTTTCTGCCGATGTTCTTTTTGAGCGGGGTTGCGCGTTATCTCTTTGTGCCGCTGGCGGAGGCTGTGGTCTTCGCCATGCTGGCTTCGTATGTTCTCTCTCGCACGCTGGTTCCGACGCTGGCGATGTATCTGCTGAAGGCGCATGATCACCATGCTGTGCCCTCGAATAACATTCTTGCGCGGTTCCAGCGGGGGTTTGAGCGCCTTTTTGAGAAGCTGCGCACCAGTTATCAAGATCTGCTCGGACGGCTGGTAGCGGCACGGGTCTTCTTCGTTCCCATCTTTTTGCTGCTGTGCCTGTGTGTTTTCGCACTGCTGCCGTTTCTTGGACAGAACTTCTTTCCGAGCACAGACAACGGATCATTCATCCTCCATGTTCGGGGCAAGAGCGGAATCCGCATCGAGGAGACTGCGAAGCTTTGCGATCTGATCGAACAAGATATTCGGAAGACCGTTCCCGCAGGAGAGATGGACAACATCCTCGATAACATTGGCCTGCCGTACAGCACACTGAATACGCAGCATGCTACTTCGGGGCTAATCGGTGCGGGAGATGCGGACATTCTGGTCTCGCTGAAGGAAGATCACCATCCGACCGCCAAGTATGTCGAGGAATTGCGCAGGGATCTCCCGCGTGCCTTCCCTGGGGTTACGTTCTACTTTCTACCGTCGGATATTGTTACGCAGATTCTGAACTTTGGCCTGCCTGCTCCGATTGACATTCAGTTCGAGGGTTCGGATATCGCGGCTAACCGAAAGGTTGCGAACCAGGTATTGAGCGAACTGCACAAGGTTCCTGGCCTTGTGGATCTGCGCATCCAGCAGCCGGATGATTATCCCGTGCTGAACGTCGACGTAGACCGCACTAAGGCGGCGCAGGGCGGCTACTCGGAACGGGATGTGGGCAGCAGTTTGCTGAACATCCTCGGGGGCAGTACGCAGCTGAATCCGATGTTTTATCTGAACTGGAACAATGGCAACACGTACAACATTGTGGAGCAGACGCCACAGTACCAGATCAGCTCATTGAACTCGCTCGAGAATATTCCAATCTCGTCTCCGACGGCAAAGCAGCCGGAGATTTTGACCGATGTCGCGACGATTAAGCGCAGCAGCGAAATGGAGGTGGTGACGCACTACAACGTGCGGCGCACGCTCGATATCTATGGAAATGTTCAGGGGCGCGATCTTGGGTCGGTGGGGCGAGACATCAACAAGATTGTGGCAAGAAATGAGAAGTCGCTGGTGCGCGGCAGCTTTGTGAGGGTGCGCGGTCAGATTGAGACGATGAACAGCTCTTACTTTGGACTGTTTGCCGGACTGGCGTTTGCGATTGTGCTGGTCTACCTGTTGATCGTTGTTAACTTCCAGTCCTGGCTCGATCCGTTCATCATTATTACTGCTCTGCCGGCAGCGCTGGCGGGTATTGTGCTCTTCCTGTTCACAACGAGGACGACGTTGAGTGTGCCCGCGCTGATGGGCGCGATCATGTGTATGGGCGTTGCGACGGCGAACAGTATTCTGGTGGTATCGTTTGCGAAAGAGCGCCTGTTGCATCATGGGAACGCGATCGAGGCTGCTATTGAAGCGGGAGCGACGCGGTTCCGGCCTGTGATGATGACGGCTCTGGCGATGATCATCGGCATGATTCCGATGGCACTGGGTGCGGGAGAGGGCGGAGAACAAAACGCTCCGCTAGGTAGAGCTGTGATCGGCGGACTGTGCTGCGCTACGGTTGCGACTCTGATCTTCGTTCCCGCGGTCTTTGCTTTGCTGCACAGCTCGGATAAGAAAAATGCGGTTGCCAACGAGAGCCGCGAGCACCAGTTGACTGCGGGCGACTGAAAGAATTTGAGAGGCATGAAGGAGAACGCATGACGAGCGGAACTAAGGTGGAGACCAGGATGAATGAGGATGAGACCACACTCTCCGGCGATCGCCCGGCTGCGGTGGTGGACGCCCCCGCGCCCGGCCTGACAAGGGGGACGTGGATTGGAGTGGCGGTCATCGCTGTGATTGTGGCCCTGGTTGTCATCTTCGGGATTGCCGCGCGTCGCCGGACGGAGAGCACGCTCGAAACGGACACAAAAGCTGCCGCGATTCCGTCCGTCAAAGTGATTCATCCTGCGAGTTCGGTGCTGTCTTCGGGGCTGGCGCTGCCGGGAAACACGCAGGCGTATGTAGACACGCCGATCTACGCGCGCACGAGCGGCTATCTAAAGAAATGGTACTTCGACATTGGCACGCATGTTCGCAAAGGACAGTTGATGGCGGTCATCGAGACGCCGGAGTTGGATGAGCAGCTTCAGGTGGCGCAGGCCGATCTGAAGAGCGCAGAGGCTAACCTCAACCTGGCGAATACGACCTCAGCACGCTATCAAAATCTTCTGACGACTAACTCGGTCTCAAAGCAGGAGACCGATGTTGCGGTGAGTGATGCCGCGGCGAAGAAGGCGGCGGTGGATGCCTCGATGGCGGCAGTGCGTAGACTGCAACAATTGCAATCGTTCGAGAAGATTTATGCACCCTTCGATGGAATCGTGACGGCACGCAATATCGATATCGGCGGACTGATTCAGGCTGGCGAGAATACGACTCCGAAGGAGCTGTTCCATCTTGCTGCGATTCAAAAGATCCGCGTGTTCGTGTCGGTTCCGGAGGCTTACTCCACCTCGATCAAGGCCGGCGGCAAGGCGATGCTGACTTTGGACGAGTATCCGGGGCGGGAGTTTGAGGGCACCGTTGCGCGCAACTCGAACGCGATCGATTCAGCAACACGCACACTGAATGTTGAAGTGGATGTAGACAATCCCAAGGGCGAATTGTTGCCGGGCGCCTATGTGTTTGCCCACTTCAAGGTGCCGCAGCGCAGTTCGAATTTGATGATTCCGTCGAACACGCTGCTGTTCCGGGCACAGGGTCTGCAGGTGGGAGTCGTTCGCGATGGACGCGTGCAGCTGGTGCCAGTGACGATCAGCAAAGACATGGGCGCGAACGTTGAGATTGCCTCGGGGTTGACACCGAACGATGCCGTAATTCTGGATCCTTCCGACTCGCTGGCGAGCGGCCAGGAGGTGCAGGTGAAGAGCCAGATGAATGAAAACGCAACGCAGATGGAAAAGAAAGAGGGGGCGCAGTGACGCTACGACCAGGTGCTCTGGCCAGTGCCGCTGTGTTCCTGCTTAGCGGATGCATGGTGGGGCCAAAGTATGTGAAGCCTTCGGTTCCCATGGCGCCTGACTATAAGGAAGCAGGGCCGGATGCCTACAAGGAGAACTCGAGTTGGCAGGTGGCGCAGCCGTCCGATGCAGCACAGCGCGGAGAGTGGTGGACGATCTTTGGCGATGCGGAGCTGAATGCCCTTGAGCCGCAGGTGGCGGAGAATAACCAGAGTCTCAAGGCAACGGATGCTCGTTTTCGCGAGGCCCGAGCTTTGATCCGCTTCAATCATGCGTCGCTGTATCCGACCGTTGGTGTGGCGCCGACTGGCGGGGGCGAACGGGAATCGTCCAACCAGCCTTACTTCAATGTGAACAACGCCCAGGGAAATGGCGTGGGTGTACTTCAACTGCCTGTGGATTTGAACTACGAATTCGATGTCTGGGGGCGTGTTCGGCGCACAGTGAGCGCTGCTCGCGAGGAGGCCCAGGCAAGCGCGGGAGATCGGCAGACAGTAATGTTAAGCCTGCAGGCTGAGCTTGCGGTAGATTACTTCGAGGCCCGCAGCGCCGATGCCCAGGAGAAGCTGCTGAACGATACTGTGAAGGACTTCGAAGAGGCCTACCGGATTACAAAGAATCGTTTTGAGGGCGGCGTCGCTCCGAAGTCGGACGTCGATCAGGCGCAGACGCAGCTTGAGGCGGCGAAGGTGCTGTCGCGTGATATTACGCTACAGCGAGCACAGTTCGAGCATGCGATCGCGATTCTGCTGGGCAAGCCGCCGGCGTCGTTCGCGTTGCCGAACGCTCCTCTCGATGCGAGGCCGCCGGCGATTCCGCCAGGGCTGCCTTCGGAGCTGCTGGAAAGGCGTCCGGATATTGCCTCGGCAGAACGGCGGGTTGCCGAAGCGAATGACCGCATTGGCATTGCACGGGCTGCGTTTTATCCTACGATTTCGTTGAGCGGTACCGTCGGGGTGGAGGGGACCTCGTTTGCGAACCTGTTCGACCCGGCGAGTCTGCTGTGGTCGCTTGGGCCAATGCTGTCGCAGACGGTGTTTGACGCTGGACGTAGAGCCTCGGTGTCCGAACAGGCCAATGCGAGCTATGACGAGACGGTTGCGAACTATCGGCAGACGACTTTGACGGCGTTTCAACAGGTTGAAGATAATCTGGTCGCGCTTCGCGTTCTGAACCAGGAGGCAGGGCATCAACACCAAGCCACGATGGCGGCCCAGTCTGCGGCGCAGATATTCAACAATCGATACGTTGGCGGACTCGACACTTATCTGCAGGTGGTGACGGCCCAGACCACTGAGCTGAATAACGAGCGCAACGACATCGATATTATGCGCAGGCAGATGGATGCGAGCGTGCTCTTGATCAAGGCTCTGGGTGGCGGCTGGAACGTGACGCAGCTGCCGAAGTTGTAGCCCCTCAGCGGCCGGAGAGATTCAGCGGCAGGTAGAAGGAGAAGACTGAGCCTTGTGTGGGCTGGCTGGTGACCTCGATGGAGCCGCCGTGGGCTTCAACGATCGCCTTTGCGATGGCCAGCCCCATGCCTGTTCCCTGGACGCGATATCGCTGCCCCTGGCCGCGGTAGAACTTGTCGAAGATCATCATCTTTTCCAGGTCGTCGACTCCTGCACCACGGTCGGCGACGCTGGTGACGAGCTGGCCTCGGGAGACTTCGGCGCTGACGAAGATTGGACTTCCCTCGGTGGAATACTTTGCCGCGTTCTCTAACAGGTGCTGGAGCACTTTGGCGATGCGCTCGAGGTCCATCTGGACGGGAGGAAGAGTGTCGGGGAGGCGTAGTTCGAGGGGATGATTTTTGAGCGGCCCTTGAACAGCCTCGAGCGCGAGATCGACGGCCTCTCGCATGGAGTGCATACGTAGATCGAGCTTGATGTCGTTTGCATCGAGCTCCGCCATCTCCATTGCTTGGCCGACGAGCCGATCTAGTCGGGCGGCTTCCTCTTCGATGACCTGTAACATCTCCCCACTTTGCTCGGCATCGAGGGAGGGCTCGCTACGAAGGGTTGTGACGGCAGCAGTGATGGAGGTGAGAGGTGTTCGGAGTTCGTGCGCAACAGAGTCCAACAAGGCATTGCGCAGTCGCTCGCTCTCGCGTGAGGCCTGGACTCGGGTCAGGGTTTCGACGGCGCCGGCGCGTTCGATCGCAATCGCCGCCAGGCCACAAACTGCATCGAGAGCCTCAGGGGAGGTCCTGTTGCCTGTGATTCCGACGGCGCCGATGGGGCGGGTTCCGAGGAGAATTGGGACGAGGGTGACGGCGCGTGCTTCGTCATAGCGATGATCGCGGGTGAAGGCTGCATCCCGCAGCTCGGAGGCGGTTACGTCCATGTAGTTGGGGCTCGAGCGATAGATGCGATCTTTCTCCCGAAGATAAACAGCGGCTCCGGTGAGGTTGAAGGTCGCGGCGATCATCTGTGGCAGGACGTTGAGGAGATCGATGACATTGCCGGTGACCAGCATCTGTTGGCTGAACTCGTACAAGCGTTCTGCTTCGCGCTGGCGGCGGCGCGAGATCTTTGCTTCACGACGTGCGCGCTCGGCGAGCTGGCTGGCGACGATTCCGGTTACCAGAAAGGCGAAGAGGGCGACCCAGTTTCGGCCATCCCCGACGGTAAAGGTGAGGACTGGAGGCAGGAAGAAGAAGTTGAAGGCTGCCGCCGAGAGGATGGACAGGTAGATCGAGTGGCGCAGGCCCCAGTTTGCGGCTACGAGAAGAATGCCAATCAGAAATGTCAGGGCTACCGTGGTTTCGTTGACATGCAGCCGAAGAAAGTAGACGGCTACAATGACAGCTGCGCCGGCAGTGGAGATACTGTAGCGGACGATACTGCGTGTAAGCTTGCGCTGCACTGTCTTATCTTATCCTTATGGGCACTCGTGACAACTCGAATCCGGCGTTAAAGAGTCCGGAGGAATGGCTGGAGAAGGTCGCACCGGAGAAGATGCGGGGGACCTTCAAACTGTTCCTTGGCTATGCGCCGGGCGTCGGCAAGACCTACAGCATGCTGAGCGAGGCGATCCGGCGGCATCAGCGGGGTGAGGATATTGTCATCGGGGTAGTCGAGACGCATGGCAGACCGCGCACGGCGGAGTTGGCTGAGCAGCTGGAGCAGGTGCCACGTCGAAGGATCGAGTACAAGGGCGTGGTCTTTGAAGAGATGGACCTCGACGGCATCCTGACTCGGCGACCGCAGATCGTTCTGATCGACGAACTGGCGCACAGCAATATCGAGGGCAGCAAACATCGCAAACGCTATGAGGATGTGCTGGACGTTCTGGCTGCAAACATTGACGTACTGGCGACGATGAACGTACAGCACATTGAGAGCGTTGCGCCAACAGTGCAGAGCGTCACGGGCGTGATGATTCGCGAGACCGTGCCGGATTGGCTGGTGCAGCGCGCGGATGAGATCGTCATGGCCGATCTGACACCTGAGGCTCTTCAGACCAGGATGCGGCGCGGAGATATCTATGGAACGGCGCGCGCGGAGAAGGCCCTGGCAAACTTCTTCCGCCGCGGCAACCTGATCGCGTTGCGCGAGCTCGCACTACAGCATGTGACCAAGGCGGTTGATCGCACGCTGACCGCTTACATGGACGCGAAACGTATCGAAGCACATTGGGCTGTCCGCGAGCGCGTTGCTGTGTGCATCAGCTCCAACAG
The nucleotide sequence above comes from Tunturibacter empetritectus. Encoded proteins:
- a CDS encoding histidine kinase; amino-acid sequence: MGTRDNSNPALKSPEEWLEKVAPEKMRGTFKLFLGYAPGVGKTYSMLSEAIRRHQRGEDIVIGVVETHGRPRTAELAEQLEQVPRRRIEYKGVVFEEMDLDGILTRRPQIVLIDELAHSNIEGSKHRKRYEDVLDVLAANIDVLATMNVQHIESVAPTVQSVTGVMIRETVPDWLVQRADEIVMADLTPEALQTRMRRGDIYGTARAEKALANFFRRGNLIALRELALQHVTKAVDRTLTAYMDAKRIEAHWAVRERVAVCISSNSSSQMLIARGARVAEGVGGELFVLHVDTEEDLADDEKATLAANMQFARNLDAQVFTVKGKSIAHAAASFVREKRITHIVFGRTAVHGFRKYLYYWAIQHFLKESPNVDVHIVTQHPERE
- a CDS encoding sensor histidine kinase, with product MQRKLTRSIVRYSISTAGAAVIVAVYFLRLHVNETTVALTFLIGILLVAANWGLRHSIYLSILSAAAFNFFFLPPVLTFTVGDGRNWVALFAFLVTGIVASQLAERARREAKISRRRQREAERLYEFSQQMLVTGNVIDLLNVLPQMIAATFNLTGAAVYLREKDRIYRSSPNYMDVTASELRDAAFTRDHRYDEARAVTLVPILLGTRPIGAVGITGNRTSPEALDAVCGLAAIAIERAGAVETLTRVQASRESERLRNALLDSVAHELRTPLTSITAAVTTLRSEPSLDAEQSGEMLQVIEEEAARLDRLVGQAMEMAELDANDIKLDLRMHSMREAVDLALEAVQGPLKNHPLELRLPDTLPPVQMDLERIAKVLQHLLENAAKYSTEGSPIFVSAEVSRGQLVTSVADRGAGVDDLEKMMIFDKFYRGQGQRYRVQGTGMGLAIAKAIVEAHGGSIEVTSQPTQGSVFSFYLPLNLSGR
- a CDS encoding efflux RND transporter periplasmic adaptor subunit; amino-acid sequence: MTSGTKVETRMNEDETTLSGDRPAAVVDAPAPGLTRGTWIGVAVIAVIVALVVIFGIAARRRTESTLETDTKAAAIPSVKVIHPASSVLSSGLALPGNTQAYVDTPIYARTSGYLKKWYFDIGTHVRKGQLMAVIETPELDEQLQVAQADLKSAEANLNLANTTSARYQNLLTTNSVSKQETDVAVSDAAAKKAAVDASMAAVRRLQQLQSFEKIYAPFDGIVTARNIDIGGLIQAGENTTPKELFHLAAIQKIRVFVSVPEAYSTSIKAGGKAMLTLDEYPGREFEGTVARNSNAIDSATRTLNVEVDVDNPKGELLPGAYVFAHFKVPQRSSNLMIPSNTLLFRAQGLQVGVVRDGRVQLVPVTISKDMGANVEIASGLTPNDAVILDPSDSLASGQEVQVKSQMNENATQMEKKEGAQ
- a CDS encoding efflux RND transporter permease subunit — encoded protein: MWIVKVALSRPYTFIVLAILILIAAPVVISSTPTDIFPNINIPVVSVAWQYTGLNPEELEGRLTTPYEKALTVLVDNIQHIESTTFAGQVIVKIYLQPGASLDTANSQVSAASEYQLRSLPPGILPPQIINFSASSVPIVQLGLSGAGLSEQQLNDLGANFVRPQLISVPGVVIPNIYGGKQRSIMLNIDPKLLQAKGLSPVDVLNAVGQQNVVQPGGTAKIGQDEYDIHINSSPVTLEGISNLPIKQVNGTTIYLHDVATVADGSIPQTNIVRQDGRRGALMVILKSGTASTLTVVSGVRNLIPRVKLTVPPELKITPIGDQSVFVRGSVQGVIREAVIAAVLTGLMILLFLGSWRSTIIIAISIPLSILTSIIVLGLLGETINIMTLGGLALAVGILVDDATVTIENIERYLEEGRELHDAILEGAAQISVPALVSTLCICIVFLPMFFLSGVARYLFVPLAEAVVFAMLASYVLSRTLVPTLAMYLLKAHDHHAVPSNNILARFQRGFERLFEKLRTSYQDLLGRLVAARVFFVPIFLLLCLCVFALLPFLGQNFFPSTDNGSFILHVRGKSGIRIEETAKLCDLIEQDIRKTVPAGEMDNILDNIGLPYSTLNTQHATSGLIGAGDADILVSLKEDHHPTAKYVEELRRDLPRAFPGVTFYFLPSDIVTQILNFGLPAPIDIQFEGSDIAANRKVANQVLSELHKVPGLVDLRIQQPDDYPVLNVDVDRTKAAQGGYSERDVGSSLLNILGGSTQLNPMFYLNWNNGNTYNIVEQTPQYQISSLNSLENIPISSPTAKQPEILTDVATIKRSSEMEVVTHYNVRRTLDIYGNVQGRDLGSVGRDINKIVARNEKSLVRGSFVRVRGQIETMNSSYFGLFAGLAFAIVLVYLLIVVNFQSWLDPFIIITALPAALAGIVLFLFTTRTTLSVPALMGAIMCMGVATANSILVVSFAKERLLHHGNAIEAAIEAGATRFRPVMMTALAMIIGMIPMALGAGEGGEQNAPLGRAVIGGLCCATVATLIFVPAVFALLHSSDKKNAVANESREHQLTAGD
- a CDS encoding efflux transporter outer membrane subunit: MTLRPGALASAAVFLLSGCMVGPKYVKPSVPMAPDYKEAGPDAYKENSSWQVAQPSDAAQRGEWWTIFGDAELNALEPQVAENNQSLKATDARFREARALIRFNHASLYPTVGVAPTGGGERESSNQPYFNVNNAQGNGVGVLQLPVDLNYEFDVWGRVRRTVSAAREEAQASAGDRQTVMLSLQAELAVDYFEARSADAQEKLLNDTVKDFEEAYRITKNRFEGGVAPKSDVDQAQTQLEAAKVLSRDITLQRAQFEHAIAILLGKPPASFALPNAPLDARPPAIPPGLPSELLERRPDIASAERRVAEANDRIGIARAAFYPTISLSGTVGVEGTSFANLFDPASLLWSLGPMLSQTVFDAGRRASVSEQANASYDETVANYRQTTLTAFQQVEDNLVALRVLNQEAGHQHQATMAAQSAAQIFNNRYVGGLDTYLQVVTAQTTELNNERNDIDIMRRQMDASVLLIKALGGGWNVTQLPKL